The following proteins are co-located in the Camelus bactrianus isolate YW-2024 breed Bactrian camel chromosome 30, ASM4877302v1, whole genome shotgun sequence genome:
- the NFATC1 gene encoding nuclear factor of activated T-cells, cytoplasmic 1 isoform X8: protein MPSTSFPVPSKFPLGPPAAVCGSGETLGPSPPAGGTMKSAEEEHYSYVSSNIAPGLPLTVAHPSLPAPCHDLQTSAPGVSAAASASHPSGYGGAVDGGPSGYFLASGNVRPNGAPALESPRIEITSYLGLHHSGSQFFHDVEVEDVLPSSKRPPSTATLNLPSLEAYRDPSCLSPASSLSSRSCNSEASSYESSFSYPYASPQTSPWQSPCVSPKTTDPEEGFPRGLGACSLLGSPRHSPSTSPRTSITEESWLGARTSRPPSPCNKRKHGLNGRQLSCSPHHSPTPSPHSSPRVSVTDDTWLGNTTQYTSSAIVAAINALSTDGSLDLGDGVPVKARKTALDHSPSVALKVEPAGEDLGTTPPTSDFPPEEFSSFQHIRKGAFCDQYLSVPQHPYPWARPRSPTSYASPTLPALDWQLPSHSGPYELRIEVQPKSHHRAHYETEGSRGAVKASAGGHPSVQLHGYVDSEPLTLQLFIGTADDRLLRPHAFYQVHRITGKTVSTTSHEAIISNTKVLEIPLLPENNMRAIIDCAGILKLRNSDIELRKGETDIGRKNTRVRLVFRVHIPQPSGRTLSLQVASNPIECSQRSAQELPLVEKQSAASCPVLGGKRMVLSGHNFLQDSKVIFVEKAPDGHHIWEMEAKTDGDLCKPNSLVVEIPPFRNQRITSPVQVSFYVCNGKRKRSQYQHFTYLPANGAFRNKPFP, encoded by the exons AGCATTACAGCTATGTCTCCTCCAACATCGCGCCTGGCCTGCCCCTCACTGTGGCCCACCCCTCGCTGCCAGCCCCATGCCATGACCTGCAGACCTCGGCCCCGGGCGTCTCAGCCGCTGCTTCCGCGAGTCACCCCTCGGGGTACGGAGGAGCTGTGGACGGCGGGCCCTCAGGCTACTTTCTCGCTTCGGGCAACGTCAGGCCCAACGGGGCGCCGGCTCTGGAGAGCCCCCGCATTGAGATCACCTCGTACCTGGGGCTGCACCACAGCGGCAGCCAGTTTTTCCATGACGTGGAGGTGGAGGACGTCCTGCCCAGCTCCAAGCGGCCCCCGTCCACGGCCACCCTGAACCTGCCCAGCCTGGAGGCCTACCGGGACCCCTCGTGCCTGAGCCCAGCCAGCAGCCTGTCCTCCCGCAGCTGCAACTCCGAGGCCTCGTCCTACGAGTCCAGCTTCTCCTACCCGTACGCGTCCCCGCAGACGTCCCCCTGGCAGTCCCCCTGCGTGTCCCCCAAGACCACAGACCCCGAGGAGGGCTTTCCCCGCGGCCTGGGGGCCTGCAGCCTGCTCGGGTCCCCACGGCACTCGCCCTCCACCTCGCCCCGCACCAGCATCACCGAGGAGAGCTGGCTGGGTGCCCGCACGTCCAGGCCCCCGTCCCCCTGCAACAAGAGGAAGCACGGCCTCAACGGCCGGCAGCTGTCCTGCTCCCCCCACCACTCGCCCACGCCGTCCCCGCACAGCTCGCCGCGGGTCAGCGTCACTGACGACACGTGGCTGGGCAACACCACGCAGTACACGAGCTCGGCCATCGTGGCTGCCATCAACGCCCTGAGCACCGACGGCAGCCTGGACCTGGGCGACGGCGTCCCAGTCAAGGCCCGCAAGACCGCCCTGGACCACTCTCCCTCGGTGGCACTCAAGGTGGAGCCGGCCGGCGAGGACCTGGGCACCACGCCACCCACGTCCGACTTCCCGCCTGAGGAGTTCTCGTCCTTCCAGCACATCCGCAAGGGCGCCTTCTGCGACCAGTACCTGTCGGTGCCGCAGCACCCGTACCCGTGGGCCCGGCCGCGCTCGCCCACCTCCTATGCCAG CCCAACTCTCCCGGCCCTCGACTGGCAGCTGCCGTCTCACTCAGGACCCTATGAGCTGAGGATCGAAGTGCAGCCCAAGTCCCACCACAGAGCCCATTATGAGACGGAGGGGAGCCGGGGGGCTGTGAAGGCGTCGGCCGGAGGACACCCCAGTGTGCAG CTGCACGGCTACGTGGACAGCGAGCCGCTCACCCTGCAGCTGTTCATCGGGACGGCGGACGACCGGCTGCTGAGGCCCCACGCCTTCTACCAGGTGCACCGCATCACCGGGAAGACCGTCTCCACCACCAGCCACGAGGCCATCATCTCCAACACCAAGGTCCTGGAAATCCCACTTCTGCCAGAGAATAACATGCGCGCAAT CATCGACTGTGCTGGGATTCTGAAGCTCCGGAACTCAGACATCGAGCTGCGCAAAGGGGAGACGGACATCGGGAGGAAGAACACCAGGGTGAGGCTGGTCTTCCGTGTCCACATCCCGCAGCCCAGCGGCCGGACACTGTCCCTGCAGGTCGCCTCCAACCCCATCGAGTGCT CCCAGCGGTCAGCCCAGGAGCTGCCCCTCGTGGAGAAGCAGAGCGCGGCCAGCTGCCCCGTCCTCGGCGGGAAGAGGATGGTCCTGTCCGGCCACAATTTCCTGCAAGACTCCAAGGTCATTTTCGTGGAGAAGGCACCAg ACGGGCACCACATCTGGGAAATGGAGGCGAAGACTGATGGAGACCTCTGCAAGCCG AACTCGCTGGTGGTCGAGATCCCGCCTTTTCGCAATCAGAGAATAACCAGCCCAGTCCAAGTCAGCTTCTACGTCTGCAacgggaagagaaagagaagccagTACCAGCACTTCACCTACCTGCCCGCCAATG GTGCCTTTAGAAATAAACCCTTTCCATGA
- the NFATC1 gene encoding nuclear factor of activated T-cells, cytoplasmic 1 isoform X7 produces the protein MPSTSFPVPSKFPLGPPAAVCGSGETLGPSPPAGGTMKSAEEEHYSYVSSNIAPGLPLTVAHPSLPAPCHDLQTSAPGVSAAASASHPSGYGGAVDGGPSGYFLASGNVRPNGAPALESPRIEITSYLGLHHSGSQFFHDVEVEDVLPSSKRPPSTATLNLPSLEAYRDPSCLSPASSLSSRSCNSEASSYESSFSYPYASPQTSPWQSPCVSPKTTDPEEGFPRGLGACSLLGSPRHSPSTSPRTSITEESWLGARTSRPPSPCNKRKHGLNGRQLSCSPHHSPTPSPHSSPRVSVTDDTWLGNTTQYTSSAIVAAINALSTDGSLDLGDGVPVKARKTALDHSPSVALKVEPAGEDLGTTPPTSDFPPEEFSSFQHIRKGAFCDQYLSVPQHPYPWARPRSPTSYASPTLPALDWQLPSHSGPYELRIEVQPKSHHRAHYETEGSRGAVKASAGGHPSVQLHGYVDSEPLTLQLFIGTADDRLLRPHAFYQVHRITGKTVSTTSHEAIISNTKVLEIPLLPENNMRAIIDCAGILKLRNSDIELRKGETDIGRKNTRVRLVFRVHIPQPSGRTLSLQVASNPIECSQRSAQELPLVEKQSAASCPVLGGKRMVLSGHNFLQDSKVIFVEKAPDGHHIWEMEAKTDGDLCKPNSLVVEIPPFRNQRITSPVQVSFYVCNGKRKRSQYQHFTYLPANGNALFLTLSAANEPMGCFS, from the exons AGCATTACAGCTATGTCTCCTCCAACATCGCGCCTGGCCTGCCCCTCACTGTGGCCCACCCCTCGCTGCCAGCCCCATGCCATGACCTGCAGACCTCGGCCCCGGGCGTCTCAGCCGCTGCTTCCGCGAGTCACCCCTCGGGGTACGGAGGAGCTGTGGACGGCGGGCCCTCAGGCTACTTTCTCGCTTCGGGCAACGTCAGGCCCAACGGGGCGCCGGCTCTGGAGAGCCCCCGCATTGAGATCACCTCGTACCTGGGGCTGCACCACAGCGGCAGCCAGTTTTTCCATGACGTGGAGGTGGAGGACGTCCTGCCCAGCTCCAAGCGGCCCCCGTCCACGGCCACCCTGAACCTGCCCAGCCTGGAGGCCTACCGGGACCCCTCGTGCCTGAGCCCAGCCAGCAGCCTGTCCTCCCGCAGCTGCAACTCCGAGGCCTCGTCCTACGAGTCCAGCTTCTCCTACCCGTACGCGTCCCCGCAGACGTCCCCCTGGCAGTCCCCCTGCGTGTCCCCCAAGACCACAGACCCCGAGGAGGGCTTTCCCCGCGGCCTGGGGGCCTGCAGCCTGCTCGGGTCCCCACGGCACTCGCCCTCCACCTCGCCCCGCACCAGCATCACCGAGGAGAGCTGGCTGGGTGCCCGCACGTCCAGGCCCCCGTCCCCCTGCAACAAGAGGAAGCACGGCCTCAACGGCCGGCAGCTGTCCTGCTCCCCCCACCACTCGCCCACGCCGTCCCCGCACAGCTCGCCGCGGGTCAGCGTCACTGACGACACGTGGCTGGGCAACACCACGCAGTACACGAGCTCGGCCATCGTGGCTGCCATCAACGCCCTGAGCACCGACGGCAGCCTGGACCTGGGCGACGGCGTCCCAGTCAAGGCCCGCAAGACCGCCCTGGACCACTCTCCCTCGGTGGCACTCAAGGTGGAGCCGGCCGGCGAGGACCTGGGCACCACGCCACCCACGTCCGACTTCCCGCCTGAGGAGTTCTCGTCCTTCCAGCACATCCGCAAGGGCGCCTTCTGCGACCAGTACCTGTCGGTGCCGCAGCACCCGTACCCGTGGGCCCGGCCGCGCTCGCCCACCTCCTATGCCAG CCCAACTCTCCCGGCCCTCGACTGGCAGCTGCCGTCTCACTCAGGACCCTATGAGCTGAGGATCGAAGTGCAGCCCAAGTCCCACCACAGAGCCCATTATGAGACGGAGGGGAGCCGGGGGGCTGTGAAGGCGTCGGCCGGAGGACACCCCAGTGTGCAG CTGCACGGCTACGTGGACAGCGAGCCGCTCACCCTGCAGCTGTTCATCGGGACGGCGGACGACCGGCTGCTGAGGCCCCACGCCTTCTACCAGGTGCACCGCATCACCGGGAAGACCGTCTCCACCACCAGCCACGAGGCCATCATCTCCAACACCAAGGTCCTGGAAATCCCACTTCTGCCAGAGAATAACATGCGCGCAAT CATCGACTGTGCTGGGATTCTGAAGCTCCGGAACTCAGACATCGAGCTGCGCAAAGGGGAGACGGACATCGGGAGGAAGAACACCAGGGTGAGGCTGGTCTTCCGTGTCCACATCCCGCAGCCCAGCGGCCGGACACTGTCCCTGCAGGTCGCCTCCAACCCCATCGAGTGCT CCCAGCGGTCAGCCCAGGAGCTGCCCCTCGTGGAGAAGCAGAGCGCGGCCAGCTGCCCCGTCCTCGGCGGGAAGAGGATGGTCCTGTCCGGCCACAATTTCCTGCAAGACTCCAAGGTCATTTTCGTGGAGAAGGCACCAg ACGGGCACCACATCTGGGAAATGGAGGCGAAGACTGATGGAGACCTCTGCAAGCCG AACTCGCTGGTGGTCGAGATCCCGCCTTTTCGCAATCAGAGAATAACCAGCCCAGTCCAAGTCAGCTTCTACGTCTGCAacgggaagagaaagagaagccagTACCAGCACTTCACCTACCTGCCCGCCAATGGTAACGCTCTCTTTCTAACCTTGAGTGCTGCGAACGAACCAATGGGGTGCTTTTCCTAA